In the Glycine max cultivar Williams 82 chromosome 6, Glycine_max_v4.0, whole genome shotgun sequence genome, ACTTCCAAGTAGTGTTTCGGTAATCAAAAAGTCCTACATGAGTCAATGTCAAGAATAATTTTACATCCTTCTCTCTTAATTTATTGATGTGTTTTTTAATAATGACAAAACTATGACGGACTCTCGAGgataaacatgtttttttactaGTAGTATTTACTTAATTCTTAATTCTTTCTCACAAGATTGAAACCTCTAGCTATATTCATATGCATTTAGCCAGACTCTATTTGCTTTAGTACTTTGATTCCTTTAAACACATGCTTTTGTTGAGGTGCATTCACTAGTGGTGGGGTTCTGGAAGACCCAAACTCAGGTTAAGACCCACTTGCTTATAACTCTGGCTATTGAGGGAGTGGACAACTGCTTCAGCTAATGGCATGATGAAGTCAGGATCTTTGACTGGAGAACTTGCATATTCTTCAATTTTGCTGTTGCTGCCACGGTCGTTCTGTTCTTTAATATCATCACAACGTCTTATATCTGTTTGAGCTCGATTGCATAGACAAAGGTCTATGTTCATAGTATCTAATTTGTCATTTGGCATGACTGTCATAGGTAAATAATTGTCCATTATTGAGGTTTCTTGTATAGAAGATGATGGCTTAAGTAAATCACGAAAAACACCATGGTTGTGCTTTCCTTCATAAGTTGCAACAAGGAAAGACTTATCCTGTAAGCTTCTTTGCACCTAAAACATGTAATTATATAATGGTTTTAAGTTAGACCACTATTTTAGCTCATCAAATTAATCACAAATATTAAAAGGAGGTATAAGGTTATCTTAGTGAATGTGGTGATTCAAATTTTCtgactaacaaaaattaataaattaataattaatattgaccgataaaaaaatcacaaatattaaAAACCTACTGGCAATGGCAATGCATGCTTTCTTGTAATCATACTCATGAAAAAACTTGGTCTATGACAATTTTGCTGAATGAGAACCATGATAAATGATAATCAATGAAAATATACATACCCTTTTCTTGACGGGGCAGCTAGGAGCCAGGTAGCACTTGTAATAAGCTCTAGGCGAGGGATTGTCTTTGGTAACCTTCTTCTGTCCATACTTCTTGCACTGATAACCATCTTTTACCATCTATATATATTCCCAATGGAATTAAAATTTGTGTGAAATGTATGAAGTTCCTGACAGTATTTGAGCATTAATcacaagtaattaattaataggcATACGGCATACCAAACTATTGTCCTTGGGGTGGGTTTTAACAAAGATTTGTGATGGCTTTTGTGCTATGGGAAACTCGGCTCTAGCTAATAATACTGATCCACTTTGGTCTGATTTTGTGCTCACTTCTTGTTCTTCATTATTGATCTCTTGAAGATGAGACTGAAGCTTCTCGCATTTGCTGCTCAGAGTTTCCAGCATCTCTCTAAGGGTACGATTATCCTCCTTCACACGTTGCAGCTTCGCTTCAAGCGTTTCTACCTAAGCAAATCAAAATTTACCTCTtcatatttacatatataaaaaaaacgagTCAAAAGCAAAGGAGAAGCCCAGTTAATTAGTTTAGCTTTACCTCTTGATCCATCATGGGAGCTAGCTAGCTACTTTGAAGTTGAACAAGCTTCAATATGTTACCAGAAGTAGAACAAATCTTTCAACTTATTCTGAATTAATTGAAAAGGGTGGGGGACCTTATATATGTTATTAGAATGGAATATAATTAAGGGAGTTACTAGAGAAAAAGTGGATTGAAGAATTTCAACTTATCCATATGTGGTGTGGATGCTCGAATTTTTGTCTAGTACCGTTAAGtatcttcaatttttctttctccttgaAAAACCACGTGTAAAGGGAGCAGAGTTGAACTAACttcttagttcttcttggtaatAACCGTCCAATTCAACTCCACGTGTACAATTAGAAATAGAATATGAGAACAATCATTTTCAATCTAATTCTACAAAGTATTGCAGCATGCATGATGTCATTCCCAGTGACGTACCCCTCTTTGGAAGAAAATTGATTACTTGTAATTTGTCTACATTTCCCTCGCCCTATCAAGAATCTTAACCGTACACATTGTATTCAACGGTCTACAAAATCAAGctactaaaatataattacaatcattattacaataaatttgtaactttaattttaattcagcTCATAGAGTCACAATTCACAACCCAATGTATAAAAGACATATGTGAAGATTGAAGAAAGATACCGTTAGGCATTAGGCTAAAACGAGAACAATCCACCCTATGCAGTAGTGAGTGCTTGTTTCATTTTGCTTGCTGGCCAAATTCCTTTTGCGGCGTGAAAGAAATGTTTACACATTGAAGTAGCCTCCTCTAAGGtgctagtttattttttataaggtattttaagaaatttattaaaataagctcCTAAAATAagtttgtgtatttaataatttttttggtaaaaataaaattataagctAGTTAAAGGAGTATATAAACTCCTCAATAGTcttaccaaaaaatattgactctcactttttttttttatgtttctttcttacaaaaatttaaaataaagaaaagaatgatTTAACTtagtaatattttcttttcactatgatttttttttgctatgtTTCATTGATTCCAAACACAGTGTAAGAAAAAAGTATCTTTTTTTTActcaataagaaaaatatctacAACATATATTTCTAACCTTTACAAGAGTCCATTTAATCAAGTTAGAAGTTATTTTTTAGCTCGTTTAAAAACTCTTACATTTTCTCCTCCCATATATAATAAGGATACAAACATTAGGGACATCCAAGATAAACTAAATCCATAAAATGTACAATACAAATTAATTTGCCATGTGCTTTGAGATGATGGTTAAaaacaggttttttttttattacattcatttcaatatatcttttattattagttaaaaaatataaaattatttgtaagaacttattaaataaagaatgaaacatatacaattttataattttcaaataatctcaactaataatatatatatatatatatatatatatatatatatatatatatatattatatatatatatatatatatatatatatatatatatatatatatttaaaaaaagagtaCGTTGACAATATTTTACTATGCATAATTTctatccatattttatttttatatattcccTCTAATTTTATCACCTTACTTACATCATCGATCAGTTACATGTAATATAGTTCATTTGATGTGTTTCATGAAGATGGAAGAGCAAACAGGTTTGATGTCTGACCTAGCACTGTTTGGTCGTTAAACACAGGGAAACCTATAAAACGAGATAAGTATGATATTCAACACTGAGAACATTTTCTTTCTACACAAAACATACACGCATTGTCATATTCTTGCGATAAGCAAAAGTAACAGCTTCAATTCCATTTGCATCATTAACTATTAATTGTATAGTAAATTTccactttttttattgttttttcagGGCATTATTTTTTAAGGGATTATTTTCCATCGTTACTCAGAAATCAAAATGCGTTAGGgttaaaaacatgattttaagctatttttttaaaactctgaTTCTctgaacaaataaaattaaatttaaacttgatagtcatattttttttttaaatgcatcATGACGTATATTTCACAAGtgatttttactttataaagtCTTTACTTTACTTGTCCATTATTCGTTTTATGTGAGACCTTTTTTTTACTCGTTTATTTTCTTGGAATTCAAAGTTGAATTTTTAAGGGTatgtttggtttgtatttttattttttgttttcatttcttgttttcattttttgaaaactattttgactttcaaaagattaaaattctaaaaatatgtttagtttgacttcttattttctgcttttaagaaataaaaatactgaaaatgtattttaaaaagaaaatgtatttttagatttgcttaaaattatattacttgccaccatgttttcattttatctaAAATGAGGTTCCTGATTTTAactgaaaatgagattttattgtttttaatttttggttcatttgagaaaatattttcactcaaaatgttttcaaaaatccaaccaaatGCATTTCCAttaccattttctattttcagtgaaaataaaaacaaaaaacagtcCAACCAAACACCCCTAACAAAACTGTTTTCCACGTATTATGTAAGCAATGAGATCTGCAACATAATTAGTTCTCCAGGAGGGCAAAGAAAGTTAACTCCCTGCTATCACTCAAAAGCATGGTTGTTCTGGCTGAGAAAATCCGATCCCATGGCTCAAAGCATATAAGAAAAGGATTTGTTTTCATCGaaatgttataaataattaaggataaaatacgttttttttttgctctaaattttttttaagttcacttatagtctttttgaaattttttatttattttttgtctctcaatttttaaaatacatttttaaaaattaagtagaCATGTCAAGATTagagaaagacaaaaaaaaaatagaaaaa is a window encoding:
- the LOC121175041 gene encoding probable WRKY transcription factor 40; this encodes MMDQEVETLEAKLQRVKEDNRTLREMLETLSSKCEKLQSHLQEINNEEQEVSTKSDQSGSVLLARAEFPIAQKPSQIFVKTHPKDNSLMVKDGYQCKKYGQKKVTKDNPSPRAYYKCYLAPSCPVKKRVQRSLQDKSFLVATYEGKHNHGVFRDLLKPSSSIQETSIMDNYLPMTVMPNDKLDTMNIDLCLCNRAQTDIRRCDDIKEQNDRGSNSKIEEYASSPVKDPDFIMPLAEAVVHSLNSQSYKQVGLNLSLGLPEPHH